From a region of the Pseudanabaena sp. ABRG5-3 genome:
- a CDS encoding alpha/beta hydrolase, translated as MSQNLQTLFQIFQKFLLPVIRVLVLAYIGLAIALYFGQSNMVFMPSKDVLETPKSIGLKFEDIQITTKDNVNLSAWFVSAKDHDSIGKGVILFCHGNGGNIGNRVSYLPIFKDLGLATFLFDYRGYGKSEGQPSEQGTYKDVEAAWQYLTQERKIPPQKIIIYGESLGGAIASYIAQTTAQQNPQNSAAGLILASTFTSISDRAAELYPFLPIRLLSKFSYNSIERLPNIKIPVLIIHSTEDEIIPFHHGERNFQVANAPKKLVKLHGDHNGGFLDSLETYRNGINEFTQKI; from the coding sequence ATGAGCCAGAATTTGCAAACATTATTTCAAATATTTCAGAAGTTTTTGCTGCCAGTAATTCGGGTTCTTGTTCTTGCTTATATTGGCTTAGCGATCGCCTTATATTTCGGACAGTCAAATATGGTATTTATGCCAAGTAAAGATGTCCTAGAAACACCAAAATCTATTGGCTTAAAATTTGAAGATATTCAAATAACCACTAAAGATAATGTCAACTTATCTGCTTGGTTTGTATCTGCTAAAGATCATGATTCTATTGGCAAAGGTGTAATTTTGTTTTGTCATGGCAATGGCGGCAATATTGGTAATCGTGTTAGCTATTTACCAATATTTAAAGACTTAGGGCTTGCCACATTTTTGTTTGACTATCGCGGCTATGGCAAAAGTGAAGGGCAGCCAAGTGAACAGGGAACCTATAAAGATGTTGAGGCAGCATGGCAATACCTCACCCAAGAACGCAAAATCCCACCTCAGAAAATTATCATCTATGGTGAATCTCTAGGTGGGGCGATCGCCTCCTATATTGCCCAAACTACTGCACAACAAAATCCTCAAAATTCCGCAGCAGGGCTGATCCTTGCCTCAACATTTACCTCAATTAGCGATCGCGCCGCCGAGCTTTACCCATTCCTGCCAATTCGCCTATTATCAAAATTTTCCTACAACTCGATTGAACGTCTACCGAATATCAAAATTCCTGTGTTAATCATTCACAGCACTGAGGATGAGATTATCCCGTTTCATCATGGCGAGAGAAACTTTCAAGTAGCCAACGCACCTAAAAAACTAGTCAAACTACATGGCGATCACAATGGTGGTTTTCTAGACTCCCTCGAAACCTACCGTAATGGCATCAACGAATTTACGCAAAAGATATAA
- the trpC gene encoding indole-3-glycerol phosphate synthase TrpC — MQVRRQSEFAQHKGYAIAPITDAPQNILEKIVWQKESEVAQMYANESLESVKAKLANVPPARDFYGSLQNSRTQPALIAEVKKASPSKGVFRQDFDPQVIAKAYEIGGASCLSVLTDAEFFQGGFENLQLVRQVVDLPLLCKEFIIDPYQIYWGRSHGADAVLLIAAILTDADLTELQALIHQLGMTALVEVHTQEELDRVLQIPDVRLIGINNRNLENFVVELEQTKVLMDRLDPETRNKYLWVSESGIYTRQDLDFVQNCGASAVLVGESLIKQENIKEAVKNLLGN; from the coding sequence ATGCAAGTACGCCGCCAGTCTGAATTTGCCCAACACAAAGGTTATGCGATCGCCCCTATCACTGATGCGCCCCAAAATATCTTAGAAAAAATTGTCTGGCAAAAGGAGAGTGAGGTGGCGCAAATGTACGCCAACGAGTCGTTAGAGTCGGTGAAAGCTAAACTAGCAAATGTGCCACCAGCGCGAGACTTTTATGGCAGCTTGCAAAATTCCCGTACCCAGCCTGCCTTGATTGCTGAGGTCAAAAAAGCATCGCCCAGCAAAGGAGTATTTCGTCAAGATTTTGATCCGCAAGTGATCGCTAAAGCTTACGAAATTGGGGGTGCAAGTTGTCTCTCAGTATTGACCGATGCAGAGTTTTTCCAAGGTGGTTTTGAAAATCTGCAATTAGTGCGACAAGTCGTTGATTTACCGTTACTGTGCAAAGAATTTATTATTGACCCCTATCAAATCTATTGGGGGCGATCGCATGGAGCGGATGCCGTTTTATTAATTGCGGCTATTCTCACTGATGCTGATTTGACTGAGTTACAAGCATTGATTCATCAGTTGGGGATGACGGCTCTAGTTGAGGTACATACCCAAGAAGAATTAGATCGGGTTTTACAAATTCCTGATGTGCGCCTAATCGGGATTAACAATCGCAATTTAGAAAATTTTGTCGTCGAGCTTGAGCAGACCAAAGTTTTAATGGATAGACTAGATCCAGAAACTCGAAATAAATATCTCTGGGTGAGCGAGTCTGGTATTTATACCCGTCAAGATTTAGATTTTGTGCAAAATTGTGGTGCAAGTGCAGTACTAGTTGGTGAGTCTTTAATCAAGCAAGAAAATATTAAAGAAGCAGTGAAGAATTTGCTAGGAAATTAA
- the ruvX gene encoding Holliday junction resolvase RuvX, which produces MLLGFDPGKQKCGVAVMGLDRKLHFQAVIPSAEAIAKVGNLLDSYPISLMVMGDQTASKQWKAKLQASFPDLRIITVDERYSSEEARQRFWDIYPATGLMKLVPRGMRSPDRPIDDIVAAILIERYLSRLISS; this is translated from the coding sequence GTGCTGCTAGGTTTCGATCCAGGAAAACAAAAATGTGGTGTTGCTGTCATGGGCTTAGATCGGAAGCTACATTTTCAGGCAGTTATCCCCAGCGCTGAGGCGATCGCTAAAGTTGGTAACTTATTAGATAGTTACCCCATATCATTGATGGTGATGGGCGATCAAACCGCATCTAAGCAATGGAAAGCTAAGTTACAAGCATCATTCCCTGATTTACGGATCATCACCGTAGACGAGCGTTATAGTAGTGAAGAGGCACGACAAAGATTTTGGGACATTTATCCTGCGACAGGCTTAATGAAATTAGTCCCCCGTGGAATGCGATCGCCCGACCGTCCCATCGATGACATTGTGGCAGCGATCCTCATCGAAAGATATTTGAGCAGACTAATTAGCTCCTAA
- a CDS encoding CHASE2 domain-containing protein, with amino-acid sequence MKLPSSLVNFGDFCKRNHQQLVAGLITFSLSLGVVVLRDKGAFKQVELWSYDTLMRSQLNEPSDRRVVIVEIAEADIQRFRWPFSDRLFAKLINQISAAKPAAIGIDKYLDIPVMEGRDELVAAVKNAGNVVNAKFLATVEGRSGVEPASDLEKISRYGYVNLPLDKGAVVRRSSIVADTGSFAFEVTQLYLQKLHNKQLVFNPETIQFTAGKQIIPRMSANYGAYRKEDDSGYQMMIRYRGKPRGIQHIRASDVIDGKISPEQFRDRAVLIGVTAESLKDSFPTPVTVDEEVMYGVEIHANIVSQLISATLDDRQFVQVWSNDLENLWIVIWVIIGGGMATFIPNAFKNVGLLTALAIGLTAGSYFAFAQAALWLPIFPSLLGLVAANVLVMAYQLAIQQSERKVLMGLFSRHVSKELVDIIWSNREKFMEEGRITGQEVYVTVLFTDMRNFSTAAEAQAPGETLNWLNNYLGTIANEVLAHGGMVDKYIGDAVMAVFGVPIPHSNETERTRDAQSAVEAALAIAHKLAEMNDVWVAQGLPPVTTGIGINSGTVIAGSLGSAERLEYSVLGDAVNIAARLESFNKEVDGGPHHILISEDTHQRLNNNFQTEFVGKYALKGKTQETGIYRVLDVQRNPSQPSPKVSSETL; translated from the coding sequence ATGAAACTCCCCTCCTCTTTAGTGAATTTTGGTGATTTTTGTAAACGTAATCATCAGCAGCTAGTTGCAGGATTGATCACTTTTTCCTTGTCCTTGGGTGTCGTGGTCTTAAGAGACAAAGGAGCATTTAAACAGGTTGAGCTATGGAGCTATGACACCTTAATGCGATCGCAACTCAACGAACCAAGCGATCGCCGTGTGGTCATTGTTGAAATTGCCGAAGCCGATATTCAGAGATTTAGATGGCCATTTTCTGATCGCCTTTTTGCTAAATTAATTAATCAAATTTCGGCAGCTAAACCAGCCGCGATCGGGATTGATAAATATCTTGACATTCCTGTGATGGAAGGTCGAGATGAATTAGTTGCGGCGGTTAAAAATGCAGGTAATGTCGTTAATGCAAAATTTCTTGCCACTGTTGAAGGGAGAAGTGGTGTTGAACCTGCTAGCGATCTTGAAAAAATTAGCCGTTATGGATATGTCAATCTTCCACTAGATAAAGGGGCAGTTGTCCGACGATCTTCTATTGTTGCCGATACGGGTTCCTTTGCCTTTGAAGTCACCCAACTATATCTACAAAAATTGCATAACAAGCAATTAGTTTTTAATCCAGAGACAATTCAATTTACCGCAGGAAAACAAATTATTCCGCGAATGTCTGCTAATTATGGGGCATATCGTAAGGAAGATGACAGTGGCTATCAAATGATGATTCGCTATCGGGGGAAACCGCGAGGTATTCAACATATTAGAGCGAGTGATGTCATTGATGGAAAAATTTCCCCAGAGCAGTTTCGCGATCGCGCAGTCCTGATCGGGGTAACGGCGGAAAGCCTCAAAGATAGCTTTCCTACACCTGTTACCGTTGATGAGGAGGTGATGTATGGAGTAGAGATCCATGCCAACATTGTTAGCCAGTTAATAAGCGCGACTTTAGACGATCGCCAATTTGTACAGGTTTGGTCAAACGATCTCGAAAATCTCTGGATAGTCATCTGGGTGATCATTGGCGGTGGGATGGCAACGTTTATTCCCAATGCTTTCAAAAATGTTGGTCTTTTAACTGCTCTTGCGATCGGATTAACTGCTGGTAGTTATTTTGCCTTTGCCCAAGCAGCATTGTGGCTTCCCATATTTCCATCATTATTGGGATTGGTTGCCGCAAACGTGCTAGTCATGGCATACCAACTTGCTATTCAGCAATCTGAGCGCAAAGTTTTGATGGGACTCTTCTCGCGTCACGTCTCCAAAGAACTAGTAGATATCATTTGGAGCAATCGCGAGAAATTTATGGAAGAGGGGCGCATCACAGGACAGGAAGTCTATGTGACTGTCTTGTTCACGGATATGCGGAATTTTAGTACTGCTGCCGAAGCTCAAGCTCCGGGGGAAACCTTAAACTGGCTCAATAACTATTTAGGCACGATCGCTAATGAAGTTTTAGCCCATGGTGGCATGGTGGATAAATACATCGGTGATGCGGTAATGGCAGTTTTTGGTGTTCCCATTCCCCATAGCAATGAAACCGAGCGTACCCGTGATGCTCAGTCAGCAGTTGAGGCAGCTTTAGCGATCGCCCATAAATTAGCGGAAATGAATGATGTCTGGGTAGCTCAGGGATTACCGCCTGTTACTACAGGAATTGGGATTAACTCTGGGACTGTGATTGCTGGTAGTTTGGGTAGTGCTGAACGCTTAGAGTATTCAGTTTTAGGCGATGCGGTGAATATCGCCGCCCGTCTGGAAAGTTTTAATAAAGAAGTGGACGGAGGTCCTCACCATATTTTGATTAGTGAAGATACCCATCAGCGTCTCAATAATAATTTTCAAACTGAGTTTGTGGGTAAATATGCGCTCAAAGGTAAGACACAAGAAACAGGTATTTATCGAGTGCTAGATGTTCAAAGAAATCCTAGTCAACCGAGTCCGAAAGTTTCCTCTGAAACCCTATAA
- a CDS encoding phycobilisome rod-core linker polypeptide: MSVTASSGAVNARPRLYQTAITSTISQIEQQDRFATRSELSDLSTYFQSGLKRIEIAAILTKNSDNIVSKAASRIFTGGSAMAFLEKPKDSEELEIDRAGRVVDVKRGMELGTTIYTEASEGGFLGTIKNFFSNTGITGVVDPVPAGFRPINISRYGADRMKKSLRDLSWFLRYATYAIVAGDPNILAQNVRGLREIIEAACSTDATIVALQTMKQAAASYFINDSEAIEIVKQYMDVAIAEFKAPTPSPKVRQRNSPDLQGLALPQIYYNTAERRQKFTMRAGSTTSEKNEVVKAAYRQVFERDIAFAYSQGISDLDSKVKNGEISVREFVRRLGLSPLYRDQFFLPFINSRAVELAFRHFLGRSPESREEVAAYFAIVSKGGLAALVNALVNSREYSDYFGEETVPYLRGYGQEAQTARNWGAQFDLFNYSAPFRKVPQFITLFASYQSPLPDQHVYGSGNDPLEIQFGAIFPKENRNPSASPAPFGKDTRRILIRNGSGITNQLSNPSATGAIDPLGPKVFKLDNTLRDNVKIGKGGRTSSVKGLSITNSETATQAVIRALYLQIVGYIPYSGQRLSVAEIKLENGDISVREFVRMLAKSPTFRDRYWNKLYVCKAIEYTHRRLLGRPTYGRDEMNAYFDLAAKKGFYAVVDAILDTKEYEQAFGEDTVPYERYLTPAGVSLRNNRVGTLTEAKGSKVDAPATPKFIELGQVTEVRSEVSISDRINQGVSKQREQRKIFKLTTTSPVEAGALVRAAYRQVFERDMDAYVGNDQFSKDTSKLLNKEITVKEFILALGTSDLYIKEFYAPFPNTKVIELGTKHFLGRAPLDQSEIRKYNQILATSGIKAMVTDMVNSREFLDAFGEDVVPYNRYETFPAANYPNTQELYNRLTKQDKSIVVPSFAPVKSKVPSNV, from the coding sequence ATGAGCGTAACAGCGTCAAGTGGTGCAGTAAATGCCCGCCCTCGTCTATACCAGACCGCTATAACTTCCACAATTTCCCAGATAGAGCAACAGGATCGCTTTGCGACTCGTAGCGAATTATCCGATTTATCTACTTATTTTCAATCTGGACTAAAGCGCATCGAAATTGCCGCAATTTTGACCAAAAATTCGGACAATATTGTATCCAAGGCGGCTAGCCGTATTTTTACGGGTGGCTCAGCAATGGCATTTTTGGAAAAGCCCAAAGATTCTGAAGAGCTAGAGATCGATCGCGCTGGTCGCGTGGTTGATGTCAAGCGTGGCATGGAACTCGGTACAACTATATATACTGAGGCAAGTGAAGGTGGTTTCTTAGGAACAATCAAGAATTTCTTCAGCAATACTGGTATCACAGGCGTTGTTGACCCAGTACCTGCGGGCTTCCGACCCATCAACATTTCTCGTTATGGCGCAGACCGCATGAAGAAGTCCTTACGTGACTTGTCATGGTTCTTGCGCTATGCCACCTATGCGATCGTTGCTGGTGATCCAAATATTCTTGCTCAGAACGTGCGTGGCTTGCGTGAAATTATCGAAGCAGCCTGCTCGACTGACGCAACCATCGTCGCTTTGCAAACCATGAAGCAAGCTGCAGCTAGCTACTTCATCAATGATTCTGAAGCGATCGAAATCGTTAAGCAATATATGGATGTAGCGATCGCTGAATTTAAAGCACCTACCCCATCGCCTAAAGTCCGTCAGCGTAATTCACCTGATCTTCAAGGTTTGGCTCTGCCTCAGATTTACTACAACACTGCTGAGCGTCGTCAGAAATTTACAATGCGGGCTGGCTCCACTACTTCTGAGAAAAATGAAGTAGTGAAAGCAGCTTACCGTCAAGTTTTTGAGCGTGATATTGCCTTTGCCTATAGCCAAGGTATTTCTGACCTTGACTCTAAGGTAAAAAATGGTGAAATCTCGGTACGTGAATTTGTCCGCCGCTTAGGTTTATCACCTTTGTATCGTGATCAATTCTTCCTACCTTTCATCAACTCCCGTGCCGTTGAACTAGCATTCAGACATTTCCTCGGACGCTCCCCTGAAAGCCGTGAAGAAGTTGCTGCTTACTTTGCGATCGTCTCCAAAGGTGGTCTAGCTGCTTTAGTTAATGCACTAGTTAACTCCAGAGAATACAGCGATTACTTCGGCGAAGAAACCGTACCTTACCTACGTGGTTACGGACAAGAAGCACAGACTGCTCGCAACTGGGGCGCACAGTTTGACCTGTTCAACTACTCTGCACCTTTCCGCAAGGTTCCTCAGTTCATCACCTTGTTTGCCTCTTATCAGAGCCCATTGCCCGATCAGCATGTTTATGGTTCTGGTAATGATCCTCTGGAAATCCAATTTGGCGCTATTTTCCCCAAAGAAAACCGCAACCCCAGCGCATCCCCTGCCCCATTTGGTAAGGATACTCGTCGGATCTTGATCCGCAATGGCTCTGGTATCACCAACCAACTCAGCAATCCTAGTGCTACTGGCGCGATCGATCCTCTTGGACCTAAGGTATTCAAGCTGGATAACACCCTTCGCGATAACGTCAAGATTGGTAAGGGTGGTAGAACTTCATCTGTTAAGGGATTGAGCATTACCAACTCAGAAACAGCTACCCAAGCTGTAATTCGCGCCCTGTATCTACAAATTGTTGGATACATTCCTTACTCTGGTCAGCGTCTCTCGGTCGCTGAAATCAAGCTGGAAAATGGTGACATCTCGGTGCGCGAGTTTGTCCGTATGTTAGCTAAGTCTCCTACTTTCCGCGATCGCTACTGGAACAAGCTCTATGTCTGTAAGGCGATCGAGTATACTCACCGTCGTCTTTTAGGTCGTCCTACTTACGGTCGTGACGAGATGAATGCTTACTTTGACCTTGCTGCGAAGAAAGGCTTCTACGCAGTAGTTGACGCGATCCTCGATACCAAGGAATATGAGCAAGCCTTCGGCGAAGACACCGTTCCTTACGAGCGCTATCTCACCCCCGCAGGTGTATCTCTCCGCAACAACCGCGTTGGTACATTGACTGAGGCTAAGGGTTCCAAAGTTGACGCTCCAGCCACACCTAAGTTCATCGAACTTGGTCAAGTCACTGAAGTACGCTCTGAAGTATCAATTAGCGATCGCATCAACCAAGGTGTCAGCAAGCAACGCGAACAGCGCAAGATCTTCAAGCTCACCACCACCAGCCCTGTGGAAGCAGGCGCATTGGTACGTGCTGCCTACAGACAAGTCTTCGAGCGTGATATGGATGCCTATGTTGGCAACGATCAGTTCAGCAAAGACACCTCTAAGCTGCTCAACAAGGAAATCACCGTCAAGGAATTCATCCTTGCCCTTGGAACATCCGACTTGTACATCAAGGAATTCTACGCCCCATTCCCCAACACCAAAGTAATCGAATTGGGAACCAAGCACTTCCTCGGACGCGCTCCCCTCGATCAATCTGAAATCCGTAAATACAATCAGATTTTGGCAACCAGTGGTATTAAGGCAATGGTTACGGACATGGTCAATAGCCGTGAATTTCTTGATGCCTTTGGCGAAGATGTTGTACCTTACAACCGCTATGAAACCTTCCCTGCGGCAAACTACCCCAACACTCAAGAACTATATAACCGCTTGACCAAGCAAGACAAATCAATTGTCGTGCCTAGTTTTGCACCAGTTAAATCAAAAGTTCCTAGTAATGTTTAA
- a CDS encoding photosystem I reaction center subunit II PsaD, with amino-acid sequence MSEEQATASFTAPKPTGKTPIWGGSTGGLLNSAFTEEKYLISWNAPKEFVFELPTGGAATAVKGDNLLYLAKKEQALALGTQLRKFKITNYKIWREFPNGDQVYLHPQDGVFPEKVNAGRVAANSVGRKIGDNPNPISVKFTGKATYDA; translated from the coding sequence ATGTCAGAAGAACAAGCAACAGCGAGCTTTACCGCTCCTAAACCTACTGGCAAAACCCCTATTTGGGGCGGTAGCACAGGTGGTTTGCTCAACTCAGCCTTCACCGAAGAAAAGTACTTAATCTCTTGGAATGCTCCTAAAGAGTTTGTATTTGAACTTCCTACAGGCGGAGCTGCGACTGCTGTCAAGGGCGACAACTTACTCTACTTAGCAAAGAAAGAGCAAGCACTTGCTTTGGGTACACAGTTGCGTAAATTTAAGATCACCAATTATAAAATTTGGCGCGAATTTCCCAACGGTGACCAAGTGTATCTCCATCCTCAAGATGGTGTATTCCCTGAGAAGGTGAATGCTGGTCGCGTTGCTGCTAATAGCGTCGGTCGCAAGATTGGTGACAATCCTAATCCTATAAGCGTTAAGTTTACAGGTAAGGCTACTTACGATGCCTAA
- a CDS encoding type I glyceraldehyde-3-phosphate dehydrogenase, protein MTIRVAINGFGRIGRNFLRCWAGRKETNIEVVGLNDTSDPRTNAHLLKYDSMLGKFDADVSADDTTITVNGKTIKTVSDRNPDNLPWKDWGIDLIIESTGVFIDKVGASRHINAGAKKVLITAPGKNEDGTFVVGVNEDQYNHDIHNIISNASCTTNCLAPVAKVLLENFGIVKGVMTTTHSYTGDQRLLDASHRDLRRARAAALSIVPTSTGAAKAVALVLPQLAGKLNGIALRVPTPNVSVVDFVVEVEKHTIAQEVNEAFRAAAEGSMKGILEYNELPLVSIDYRGTDASSIVDSSLTMVMGGNMVKVVAWYDNEWGYSQRVVDLAEVVAKNWK, encoded by the coding sequence GTGACTATCAGGGTAGCGATTAATGGATTTGGACGCATCGGACGTAACTTTCTCAGATGCTGGGCAGGTCGCAAAGAAACAAACATAGAAGTAGTGGGACTTAATGATACTTCTGATCCTAGAACTAACGCTCACTTGCTGAAGTATGACTCCATGCTTGGCAAATTTGATGCCGATGTTAGTGCTGATGACACAACTATCACTGTCAATGGCAAAACTATCAAAACTGTTTCCGATCGCAATCCTGACAATTTGCCTTGGAAAGATTGGGGTATCGATCTAATTATTGAATCTACAGGCGTATTTATTGATAAGGTTGGCGCTAGCCGACATATCAACGCAGGCGCGAAGAAAGTCTTAATCACAGCACCTGGAAAAAATGAAGATGGTACGTTTGTGGTTGGTGTAAACGAAGACCAATACAACCATGACATCCATAACATCATCAGTAATGCTAGCTGTACCACTAACTGCTTAGCACCTGTCGCTAAAGTCCTTCTCGAAAACTTTGGCATTGTTAAAGGGGTAATGACCACTACCCACAGCTACACTGGCGACCAACGCTTGCTTGATGCTAGCCACCGCGATTTGCGTCGTGCTAGAGCTGCGGCTTTGAGCATTGTGCCTACCTCCACTGGTGCAGCTAAGGCAGTTGCTCTTGTATTACCTCAATTGGCTGGTAAGTTAAATGGTATTGCTTTGCGCGTACCAACTCCTAACGTTTCCGTAGTTGACTTTGTTGTTGAAGTTGAAAAGCACACGATTGCTCAAGAAGTAAACGAAGCATTCCGTGCTGCTGCTGAAGGCTCTATGAAGGGTATTTTGGAATACAACGAATTGCCTCTTGTATCCATCGACTATCGCGGTACTGACGCATCTTCTATTGTTGACTCTTCTTTGACCATGGTAATGGGTGGCAATATGGTTAAGGTTGTTGCATGGTACGACAACGAATGGGGCTACAGCCAACGTGTTGTTGACTTAGCTGAAGTTGTTGCTAAGAACTGGAAGTAA